One Pirellulales bacterium genomic region harbors:
- a CDS encoding ThuA domain-containing protein, with the protein MKFHISIRSWLDRFLLATLAAASIASVGGRAVAVEPWADKALAITDGLTVWLDGAKQNDARRQRQQPELHSGDAVDRWYDGSGSQLDLSQGDVDSRPKFRREGRLGLMSFDGEKSNVSADGLKRAFDDLTMFIVAAPQNNPGNFRALLAMNAHDRNDFQTGINLDQGPNTTSRFSVINVEGAGFGGVQNLMTQPVGFRRWQRICLRSTIGRGGTSLVLNGEAAGSRDRDPGKIAMDQLVVGCRFYGGIIGMRGFWTGEIAELLIYDRKLSDEEIRAVDRYLSDKYATAEPIPELPAAPGIKRLRAVENPPPLQVLVPGFAVKQLPVDLPNINNVLYRDDGKLVALGYNGNVYLLADTDGDGLEDTANVFFESKGQLRAPIGMALTPPCYAKGRGIFAPSKSKCSLVVDTNGDDVADEEIVIADGWKESPHNVDALGVEVDRRDGSVYFGLGCQDYTNAYVVGTDGQSGYKIDSERGTIMRIAPDLKSRTIVATGIRFPVGIRFNHRGELFCTDQEGATWLANGNPLDELLQIDLTKKRHYGFPPRHPRYLPGVIDEPSVFDYAPQHESTCGLNFDESVNGGPMFGPAWWLHDVMVTGYSRGKLYRTKLAGTAAGYVAQSQLLAVANMLLADACIAPDGSLIVAAHSGLPDWGSGPSGKGKLYKVVDANQQAPIPVLAWAQTPHEVRVAFDHEVDPETLKDVAAKASIDRGPFVTAGDRFESLRPGYAVVDRQVASPRYDQKILGAQLTADHRMLILSTAQQVSAVNYGLTLPGLGRPANENSANGELPQVPETDLLYDLTGVETVWQPANGEPAWNGWLPHVDLGAAQGLTIGSSFHDDLWQRMHRAGTLTLRTQLRLNDMLRPAIQPGSSIDYQWPPETITLSLTSSGAMFEAKFDGKPLAVREATGKDQQWIAEIEVPSSGAKQTHQLEVRLSNVAQQPPHFSVAYHTNEDSQPRAMQTRRFLLPWASTAEQTDLIVDNRHLPQLKGGNWLHGKKIFFGEQAACSKCHKVRGEGNSIGPDLSNLTQRDYASVVRDITEPSFAINPDFVSHNISLVDGRSLTGTLTNQGNEIVVTDTNARQTMLTRADIESIHPSALSIMPQGLPKQIGPENFRDLLTFLLVEPPKMPIYGDQAPPPARTMDEVGAVLAGSDAAAKTRPIQVVLVTGPKDHGLGEHDYPAWKTVWQNLLGMAADTRVTLADDWPSADELKSADVLVFYQQGKWTAERARDIDAFLKRGGGLVYIHFAVDGGNDAPGFAQRIGLAWRGGQSKFRHGPLDLDFAPGESHPIARNFTKVHFYDESYWNLIGDPRRFNLLATGKEDSESQPLFWTIEQGRGRVFVSIPGHFSWTFDDPLFRVLLLRGIAWAAHEPVDRFNELVTPGARIATPK; encoded by the coding sequence ATGAAATTTCACATCAGCATTCGCTCGTGGCTCGATCGGTTTCTCCTGGCAACCTTGGCTGCGGCCAGCATCGCTTCGGTGGGCGGACGCGCCGTCGCGGTCGAGCCTTGGGCCGACAAGGCACTGGCGATCACCGACGGCCTAACCGTCTGGCTCGACGGGGCGAAGCAGAACGACGCTCGACGCCAGCGGCAACAGCCCGAACTGCACAGCGGCGATGCGGTGGATCGCTGGTATGACGGTTCGGGCAGCCAACTCGACTTGTCGCAGGGCGATGTGGATTCGCGTCCAAAATTTCGCCGCGAAGGACGGTTGGGATTGATGTCCTTCGATGGCGAAAAATCGAACGTGTCGGCCGATGGGTTGAAGCGGGCGTTTGACGACTTGACGATGTTCATCGTCGCCGCACCACAGAACAACCCGGGCAACTTTCGGGCGCTGCTGGCGATGAATGCCCACGACCGCAATGACTTCCAAACAGGAATCAACCTCGATCAAGGACCGAACACCACTTCTAGATTCTCAGTCATTAATGTCGAAGGGGCCGGGTTTGGCGGCGTGCAAAATCTGATGACCCAGCCGGTCGGCTTTCGCCGTTGGCAGCGGATCTGCCTTCGCTCGACGATCGGTCGAGGCGGCACCTCGCTGGTCTTGAATGGCGAAGCTGCTGGTAGCCGCGATCGTGATCCCGGGAAAATCGCGATGGATCAACTCGTGGTGGGATGTCGATTCTACGGCGGCATTATCGGGATGCGCGGCTTTTGGACGGGTGAAATTGCAGAACTCTTGATCTACGATCGCAAATTGAGCGACGAGGAAATCCGCGCGGTCGATCGTTATCTGTCCGATAAATATGCGACCGCCGAACCCATTCCTGAACTGCCGGCCGCTCCCGGAATCAAGCGGCTGCGAGCCGTCGAGAATCCTCCGCCGCTGCAAGTCCTTGTGCCGGGGTTTGCGGTCAAGCAACTGCCGGTCGATCTGCCGAACATCAACAATGTGCTGTACCGCGACGACGGCAAGCTCGTGGCACTGGGATACAACGGCAATGTGTATCTGCTGGCCGACACCGATGGCGACGGACTGGAAGACACCGCCAACGTATTTTTTGAAAGCAAAGGTCAACTGCGCGCGCCGATCGGCATGGCCCTCACGCCGCCATGCTACGCCAAGGGTCGCGGCATCTTTGCGCCGTCGAAGAGCAAATGTTCGCTCGTGGTCGATACCAACGGTGACGATGTGGCCGACGAAGAAATCGTCATCGCCGACGGCTGGAAAGAATCGCCCCACAACGTCGACGCGCTCGGGGTGGAAGTGGATCGCCGCGACGGCAGCGTGTACTTCGGTTTGGGCTGCCAGGATTACACGAACGCCTATGTCGTCGGAACCGACGGCCAGTCGGGCTATAAGATCGATAGCGAGCGCGGCACAATCATGCGCATCGCCCCCGATTTGAAGTCGCGCACGATCGTGGCCACGGGAATCCGCTTTCCGGTCGGCATTCGCTTCAATCATCGCGGCGAATTGTTTTGCACCGATCAGGAAGGGGCGACGTGGCTGGCCAACGGCAATCCGCTGGACGAATTGTTGCAGATCGATCTGACGAAAAAGCGGCATTACGGTTTTCCGCCGCGGCATCCGCGGTATTTGCCGGGGGTCATCGATGAGCCGAGCGTGTTCGACTACGCCCCGCAGCACGAATCGACATGCGGCTTGAATTTCGATGAGTCCGTGAACGGCGGCCCGATGTTCGGCCCGGCTTGGTGGCTGCACGATGTGATGGTCACCGGCTACTCGCGCGGCAAGCTGTACCGCACGAAGCTTGCCGGCACCGCCGCCGGTTACGTGGCGCAAAGTCAATTGCTGGCCGTGGCCAACATGCTGCTGGCGGATGCATGCATCGCGCCTGACGGTTCGCTGATCGTCGCCGCTCACAGCGGGCTTCCCGATTGGGGCAGCGGCCCAAGCGGCAAGGGAAAGCTTTACAAAGTCGTCGATGCGAATCAGCAAGCGCCAATTCCGGTGCTAGCATGGGCGCAGACGCCGCACGAAGTTCGCGTGGCGTTCGATCATGAAGTTGACCCGGAAACGCTCAAAGACGTGGCGGCGAAGGCGAGCATCGACCGCGGCCCATTTGTGACGGCCGGCGATCGGTTCGAGTCGCTGCGGCCAGGTTATGCGGTGGTCGATCGGCAGGTCGCCTCGCCGCGTTACGATCAGAAGATCCTTGGCGCGCAGCTTACAGCGGATCATCGGATGTTAATCCTGTCCACCGCGCAGCAAGTTTCCGCCGTCAACTACGGCTTGACGTTGCCGGGGCTGGGCCGACCCGCGAACGAAAACTCGGCGAATGGCGAGTTGCCGCAGGTGCCGGAGACCGATTTGCTCTACGACTTAACCGGCGTCGAAACGGTTTGGCAGCCGGCTAACGGCGAGCCGGCTTGGAACGGTTGGCTGCCACATGTGGACCTTGGCGCGGCGCAGGGTCTGACCATCGGAAGCAGCTTTCACGACGATTTGTGGCAGCGAATGCATCGGGCCGGCACGCTGACGCTGCGCACGCAGTTGCGGCTGAATGACATGCTGCGACCGGCGATCCAGCCCGGTTCATCGATCGACTACCAGTGGCCGCCCGAGACGATTACCCTGTCGCTCACCTCCTCGGGTGCCATGTTTGAAGCCAAGTTCGACGGAAAGCCGCTGGCCGTGCGCGAAGCGACCGGCAAGGACCAGCAATGGATCGCGGAAATTGAAGTGCCTTCGTCCGGTGCAAAACAGACGCATCAACTCGAGGTCCGCCTATCGAATGTCGCACAGCAGCCGCCGCACTTCTCGGTCGCCTATCACACCAACGAGGATTCCCAGCCGCGGGCGATGCAGACGCGGCGATTTCTGCTGCCGTGGGCTTCGACCGCCGAGCAGACCGATTTGATCGTCGATAATCGGCATCTGCCGCAATTGAAGGGAGGCAACTGGCTGCACGGCAAGAAGATCTTTTTTGGAGAGCAAGCCGCTTGCTCGAAGTGTCACAAAGTGCGCGGCGAAGGAAATTCGATTGGACCGGATCTGTCGAATTTGACTCAACGCGACTATGCATCGGTCGTGCGCGACATTACCGAACCAAGCTTTGCCATCAATCCCGATTTCGTCAGCCACAACATTTCGCTAGTCGATGGCCGCTCGCTGACGGGCACGCTGACGAACCAGGGAAACGAAATTGTCGTAACCGACACCAACGCGCGCCAGACCATGCTGACGCGCGCCGACATTGAATCGATCCATCCGTCGGCGCTGTCGATCATGCCCCAGGGCCTGCCCAAACAGATCGGCCCGGAGAATTTTCGGGATTTGCTGACGTTTTTGCTCGTCGAACCGCCGAAGATGCCGATCTATGGCGACCAGGCGCCGCCGCCGGCGAGAACGATGGACGAAGTTGGCGCGGTGCTGGCCGGCAGCGACGCGGCGGCTAAAACGCGGCCAATTCAGGTCGTACTCGTCACCGGTCCCAAAGATCACGGTCTCGGCGAGCATGATTACCCGGCGTGGAAAACCGTTTGGCAGAATCTGCTCGGCATGGCGGCAGATACTCGCGTCACCCTCGCCGACGATTGGCCAAGCGCCGACGAATTAAAATCGGCCGATGTGCTGGTGTTTTACCAGCAGGGCAAATGGACTGCCGAGCGGGCGAGGGACATCGATGCGTTTCTGAAGCGTGGCGGCGGCTTAGTCTACATTCATTTTGCCGTCGATGGCGGAAACGACGCCCCAGGTTTTGCGCAGCGGATCGGCCTGGCCTGGCGCGGCGGCCAATCGAAATTTCGCCACGGGCCGCTCGATCTCGATTTTGCTCCGGGAGAAAGCCATCCGATCGCTCGGAATTTCACAAAAGTCCACTTCTACGACGAAAGCTATTGGAACTTGATTGGCGATCCACGCCGATTCAATCTGCTCGCAACTGGCAAGGAAGACAGCGAGTCGCAACCGCTGTTTTGGACGATCGAACAAGGTCGCGGGCGAGTATTCGTCTCGATTCCAGGACATTTTTCCTGGACGTTCGACGACCCGCTGTTCCGTGTGCTGCTGCTGCGCGGCATCGCTTGGGCGGCCCACGAACCGGTCGATCGATTCAACGAACTGGTAACGCCGGGAGCACGCATTGCAACGCCCAAATAA